Below is a window of Mycoplasma sp. Mirounga ES2805-ORL DNA.
CAATTGAAATAATAAACAAATTATTCTTGGGCGAATTAAGAGAAGTTCTACAAGTATTTAATTTGTTAAAAGAACAGGGCTTGGATGCAGACTATTTTGTGAATTCAATTATAACGATTCTCAAAGATTACCTTATATATAGTAAAACTAATGAATTATCAATTTTAGAGCAAATAACTATTCAAGAATTCAATGAACTCAGAATAAATCCTAAATTTGCTATGGATGCTAGTGAAGAATTATACAAATTACTTAAATCATTATATTATTCAGAAAATGTGTTTCAACTTATTGAATTATCCTTAATAAGGATAACTAATTTTTCAAAAAATAATGAAGTGCAAACAAATTTTACAAATAATCAAAATAAAGGAGAGATTATGTCAAAAAGTAAAACAGAAAAAAATATTGATACATTAGAAAAAGTTTTAAACCAAACACAAGAACTAATGGTGGAAAATACAAAGCTTAGAGATGAGTATACCTCAGTTAATGACATACTTAATGATGAATCAAGTTTTTTAATTGATGATAACGGTATGGTTAGCACGAATGAGATCTCATTACAAGATGAATTAAAAGATTTAAAAAAATATAGTACATCAGGTATTCCGCCTTTTGATACTAAATATAAATCTCTGACAACTTTTAACCAAAAATTGAATAAAAAAGAATTATTTAATTTGCTAGCTCAATCAGATGCTGATTCATGAACGGATAGCACTGAAAAACTAGAAGTAATAATAACAACAACATTAAGCCAAAAATATAGAGATATAATTTCTGTTTTAAGTTTATTAAAATTGAAAGCAGCAGGTAAAAAATTTATGTTGTTTTATAGTTCAAAAATACCAGCACTTAACTATATCCAAGAAAATTGAAATAATTCAAACATTCAAGAATTTATAAAAGATTATTTTGGAAGTTACAAACATATTTTTATATTTAATGATAAAAACATGTATAAAGAAGTAGCAACAGAAATAAAATCAATGATTAAAGAAGGTAAAAAAATAGACTTTAAGGATCTAGGCAACGTACCAATTAATGTTGTGAAAACAACGACTGAATCAATATTTGAAGATTTATTATAAGGAGAAATTATGGATCAAGCACTACTAAGAAAAATGCAAAAAATGCAACAAGAATTACAAACAAAAACAGAAGAATTTTATGAAACTATTTTCGAAATTGAAAAACATGGAATAGAAATTAAAGCTAAAGGTTCAAAAAAAATAGTATCAATAAAAATAAAAGACTCAATTCTTCTAGACCCTGAAGATTCTGAAACAATTGAGGATTTATTAGTTTTGACAATTAACGAATTATTTAGCACAATCGATGAAAAACAAGAAGATTTAATGCCAGCTATGCCAACGGGACTGCCTTTCTAAACTCGAATGCAAATTGAAACAATTGAAAATCTTGTTAAAAAACTGATTTCTATTCCAGGGATCTCAAAAAAACAAGCTGAAAAAATGGCTAATTTTTTTGTTTTGCAAGATAAAGAATATATAGATGAGTTGGCACAACTTATACAAGATATTAAAAAAAATATTTCATATTGCGAAAAATGTAATTTTATTACCGATAAAAATGTTTGCTCAATTTGTTCGAAACCAAACAAAGACAACATTTTAATGGTTGTCGACAATGTTGTAAATTGTCAAAAATTGATAAATATGGAATTCTATAATGGATCATATTATATTCTTCCATATCTAATGAACCTAAACGATCAATTAGCTTCTAAAAAATATGAATATGAACAATTAATTGATTTCATAAAGAAAAATAATTTTGGAGAAGTAATAATTGTTCTAAGCCCTTCACTCGAAGGTGAAATGACAACAACTCATTTATTAAAATTGCTTGAAAAAAATAAAATTATTGCAACTAGAGCTGTTATCGGAATGCCTATGAATTCTAATTTAGAGTATTTAGATAAATTTACTATTATGCAATCGATTATTAATAGAAATAAAAATAAGTAGGAGAAATATGTTTATTACTTTTGAAGGACCTGATGCAAGTGGCAAAACAACAATAATTAATAAGTTAATTGAAAAAATTAAAAAAATTAAACCTGATTTTCAATATATTTTAACTAGAGAGCCTGGTGGAAAAAATATTAAAGAAGCTGAACAAATTAGAGAAATTATTGTAAACCCCTCAAGCAATCTTTCTAATATAGCTGAGGCATTATTATTTACAACAAGTAGAAGAATACACCTAGAGCGTGTTATTTGACCTTCTCTAAAGGAAGGCAAAACAGTTATATGCGATAGATATTTTGATAGTTTTTACGCTTATCAAGGTTTTGCTCGCGGCTTGGGATTAGACTATGTTAAAAAATTAACTGAAATGGTTATAGAAAATACCATACCTGATATAACAATATTTTTCGATATAAAGCCTGAAGAAAGCAAAATACGTAGGACAAAATTTAGATTAGTAGAAGATAGATTAGATTCTGAAACTGATAAGTTTCATAATTCGGTATATGAAGGTTATTGAAAACTAATAAAGGCGGATCCAAAACGTTTCATAGTGGTTGATGCTTCTAAATCTATTGATGAAGTTTTAGAAGAAACATATATAAAACTAATTGAAAATAATAAATTTAAAAAGGTGCTAGGTATTTAAATGATTGACAAAACTTTAGAAAAAATTATTGATAATTCAATTA
It encodes the following:
- the dnaX gene encoding DNA polymerase III subunit gamma/tau, which produces MSYRALYRKYRPVNFDDVKGQDHIIKTLKNIITNHKVSHAYLFSGPRGTGKTSVARIFANVLNCGHSQDLTKLCSECAKNIESSFDIIEMDGASNNGVNDIRELKNRIQHTPANSNYKVYIIDEVHMLSKGAFNSLLKTLEEPPAHAIFILATTDVQKIPVTILSRVQRFNFKKISNTVMRDQLKNILNLEDVKYDDEVINYIVRLASGGMRDALSIVEQAIAYGNGTLKLKDIEQAFGITSNKSAIEIINKLFLGELREVLQVFNLLKEQGLDADYFVNSIITILKDYLIYSKTNELSILEQITIQEFNELRINPKFAMDASEELYKLLKSLYYSENVFQLIELSLIRITNFSKNNEVQTNFTNNQNKGEIMSKSKTEKNIDTLEKVLNQTQELMVENTKLRDEYTSVNDILNDESSFLIDDNGMVSTNEISLQDELKDLKKYSTSGIPPFDTKYKSLTTFNQKLNKKELFNLLAQSDADSWTDSTEKLEVIITTTLSQKYRDIISVLSLLKLKAAGKKFMLFYSSKIPALNYIQENWNNSNIQEFIKDYFGSYKHIFIFNDKNMYKEVATEIKSMIKEGKKIDFKDLGNVPINVVKTTTESIFEDLL
- a CDS encoding YbaB/EbfC family nucleoid-associated protein translates to MDQALLRKMQKMQQELQTKTEEFYETIFEIEKHGIEIKAKGSKKIVSIKIKDSILLDPEDSETIEDLLVLTINELFSTIDEKQEDLMPAMPTGLPF
- a CDS encoding toprim domain-containing protein; the encoded protein is MQIETIENLVKKLISIPGISKKQAEKMANFFVLQDKEYIDELAQLIQDIKKNISYCEKCNFITDKNVCSICSKPNKDNILMVVDNVVNCQKLINMEFYNGSYYILPYLMNLNDQLASKKYEYEQLIDFIKKNNFGEVIIVLSPSLEGEMTTTHLLKLLEKNKIIATRAVIGMPMNSNLEYLDKFTIMQSIINRNKNK
- the tmk gene encoding dTMP kinase, producing the protein MFITFEGPDASGKTTIINKLIEKIKKIKPDFQYILTREPGGKNIKEAEQIREIIVNPSSNLSNIAEALLFTTSRRIHLERVIWPSLKEGKTVICDRYFDSFYAYQGFARGLGLDYVKKLTEMVIENTIPDITIFFDIKPEESKIRRTKFRLVEDRLDSETDKFHNSVYEGYWKLIKADPKRFIVVDASKSIDEVLEETYIKLIENNKFKKVLGI